A region of Vigna radiata var. radiata cultivar VC1973A chromosome 6, Vradiata_ver6, whole genome shotgun sequence DNA encodes the following proteins:
- the LOC106764636 gene encoding myosin-15 isoform X3, with protein MFLLSLMHHTGKSQSILVSGESGAGKTETTKLIMQYLTFVGGRAAGDDRTVEQQVLESNPLLEAFGNARTVRNDNSSRFGKFVEIQFDSNGRISGAAIRTYLLERSRVVQITDPERNYHCFYQLCSFERDAEKYKLGHPSHFHYLNQSKIYELDGVSNSEEYLKTRRAMDIVGISHQDQEAIFRVLAAILHLGNIEFSPGKEHDSSAVKNDKSRFHMQMASDLFMCDVDLLLATLCTRSIQTREGSIVKALDCNAAVAGRDALAKTVYARLFDWLVDKINMSVGQDINSKMQIGVLDIYGFECFKDNSFEQFCINFANEKLQQHFNEHVFKMEQDEYGKEEINWSYIEFVDNKDVLDLIEKKPIGIIALLDEACMFPKSTHETFSTKLFQHFRSHPRLGKEKFSQTDFTISHYAGKVTYHTDTFLDKNRDYVVVEHCNLLSSSKCPFVSGLFPLLSEESSRSSYKFSSVAARFKQQLQALMETLNSTEPHYIRCVKPNSLNRPQQFENASVIHQLRCGGVLEAVRISLAGYPTRRTYSEFVDRFGLIASEFMDGSYDDKSATEKILQKLKLENFQLGRTKVFLRAGQIGILDQRRAEVLDNAAKCIQRRMRTFITHQDFIILRSAAISLQAGCRGHIARKIYAAKRETAAAISIQKYIRMWLTRHAHLKLYFSALIIQSHVRGFVTRQRFLHAKEHSAATFVQAYWRMSKVRSSFLRYQTSIVAIQCLWRCRQAKRELRRLKQEANEAGALRLAKNKLEKQMEDLTWRLHLEKKIRVSNEEAKKTEISKLQKMLDALNLELDAAKLAKINECNKNAVLQNQLELSVKEKSALKRELVAVDELRKENALLKVSLDAFERKYKTLELELMNAQKGRDETMEKLREFEQKCSQLEQNEKRLEEKLKSLENENHVLRQKALSTPFKSNRPGFAKSVSEKFSTAITPHTDRKTIFESPTPTKLIAPFTVGLSDSRRSKLTAEKHQDNYEFLSKCIKENLGFKNGKPIAARIIYKCLLHWHSFENERTAIFDSIIEGINEVLKVREDDIVLPYWLSNTSALLCLLQRNLRSNGFLTATXQRYPGSSGLTSRTGHGPKSPLQFIGYXDGVSHVEARYPAILFKQQLTACVEKIFGLLRDNLKKELSPLLGSCIQSPKTGRGVQGAKLSRSPGGIPQPSSGGQWDNIIKFLDSLMSKLRGNHVPSFFIRKLVTQVFSFINITLFNSLLLRRECCTFSNGEYVKSGLAELEKWIVNAKEEYAGTSWHELNYIRQAVGFLVIHQKRKKSLEEIRQDLCPALTVRQIYRISTMYWDDKYGTQSVSNEVVSVMREIVSKDNQNLTSNSFLLDDDLSIPFSAEDIDMAIPAIDLDEIHLPEFVSEYSCAQFLISHQK; from the exons ATGTTTTTGCTGTCGCTGATGCATCATACAG GTAAAAGTCAATCTATCTTGGTTAGCGGCGAAAGTGGTGCTGGAAAAACTGAGACAACAAAATTGATCATGCAGTATCTTACCTTTGTTGGTGGACGTGCTGCTGGTGATGATAGAACAGTTGAACAACAAGTTCTTGAA TCCAATCCACTTCTAGAGGCGTTTGGTAATGCAAGAACTGTTAGGAATGACAATTCGAg TCGTTTTGGGAAGTTTGTTGAAATTCAGTTTGATTCAAATGGTAGAATATCTGGTGCTGCAATTAGAACTTACTTACTGGAAAGATCACGAGTAGTGCAGATAACGGATCCAGAGAGAAATTATCACTGCTTTTATCAGTTGTGTTCATTTGAAAGg GATGCAGAGAAGTATAAGTTAGGACATCCGAGTCACTTCCACTAtctaaatcaaagtaaaatcTATGAATTAGATGGTGTAAGCAACTCAGAAGAATACCTCAAGACAAGGAGAGCAATGGATATTGTTGGCATTAGTCACCAGGATCAG GAAGCCATATTTCGTGTCTTAGCAGCAATTTTACATTTGGGAAACATTGAATTTTCTCCTGGAAAAGAGCATGACTCATCGGCAGTCAAGAATGACAAATCAAGATTTCATATGCAGATGGCTTCTGATCTTTTCAT gTGTGATGTAGACCTACTGTTGGCAACATTATGTACTCGTTCAATACAAACTCGTGAAGGAAGTATTGTCAAGGCCCTTGATTGCAATGCTGCTGTTGCTGGCCGTGATGCTTTGGCGAAAACTGTTTACGCTCGTTTATTTGATTG GCTTGTTGATAAGATCAATATGTCTGTTGGGCAAGACATCAATTCCAAGATGCAAATTGGAGTTTTGGATATTTATGGTTTTGAGTGCTTTAAGGATAATAG TTTTGAGCAATTTTGCATCAATTTTGCAAATGAAAAGCTTCAGCAACATTTTAATGAG CATGTGTTCAAGATGGAACAGGATGAGTATGGCAAAGAAGAAATTAACTGGAGTTACATTGAATTTGTAGATAACAAAGATGTTTTAGATTTAATTGAAAag AAACCCATTGGTATTATTGCTCTGTTGGATGAAGCTTG TATGTTTCCAAAGTCGACTCATGAAACATTCTCAACCAAGTTGTTTCAGCATTTCCGATCTCACCCTAGATTgggaaaagaaaagttttcacaAACAGATTTTACTATTTCTCATTATGCTGGAAAG GTCACGTATCATACAGATACATTTTTAGACAAAAATCGTGATTATGTTGTAGTAGAACATTGCAATCTCTTATCTTCTTCAAAATGCCCTTTTGTTTCTGGTCTATTTCCTTTGCTATCTGAAGAATCTTCAAGATCATCATACAAGTTTTCTTCAGTGGCTGCTAGATTTAAG CAACAACTTCAAGCACTCATGGAGACCCTAAACTCAACAGAGCCTCACTACATACGATGTGTGAAACCAAATTCTTTGAATCGACCGCAACAATTTGAAAATGCAAGTGTCATCCACCAGTTACGCTGTGGG GGTGTCCTTGAGGCTGTTCGGATAAGTCTGGCAGGTTATCCCACTCGAAGAACTTATTCAGAGTTTGTGGATCGTTTTGGGTTGATAGCTTCTGAATTTATGGATGGAAG TTATGATGATAAATCTGCAACTGAGAAAATTTTGCAAAAGCTTAAGCTTGAGAATTTTCAG TTGGGTAGGACCAAAGTATTTCTCAGAGCTGGGCAAATTGGTATTTTAGACCAGAGACGTGCTGAGGTTTTAGACAATGCTGCAAAGTGTATCCAGCGCCGCATGAGGACATTTATTACACATCaggattttataattttaagatcCGCTGCGATTTCTCTTCAGGCAGGCTGCAGGG GTCACATTGCCCGAAAGATATATGCTGCTAAAAGGGAGACAGCAGCGGCTATCTCCATCCAGAAATATATTCGGATGTGGCTTACAAGGCATGCTCACTTAAAACTGTATTTTTCTGCTCTTATCATTCAATCTCATGTTCGAGGTTTTGTGACTCGCCAAAGATTCTTACATGCAAAAGAACATAGCGCTGCTACTTTTGTTCAG GCCTATTGGAGGATGTCCAAGGTTAGGTCATCTTTCCTACGATATCAAACTTCAATTGTGGCAATACAATGCCTTTGGCGGTGCAGACAAGCAAAAAGAGAGTTACGGAGACTTAAACAA GAGGCAAATGAAGCTGGTGCTCTTCGATTAGCCAAGAATAAACTGGAGAAGCAAATGGAAGATCTCACATGGCGTTTGCatcttgaaaagaaaataagg GTTTCCAATGAAGAGGCTAAAAAAACAGAGATTTCCAAACTTCAAAAGATGTTAGATGCTTTGAATCTTGAATTGGATGCTGCTAAATTGGCAAAAATTAACGAGTGCAACAAGAATGCTGTTCTGCAAAATCAATTAGAATTATCAGTAAAGGAAAAGTCTGCTTTGAAACGGGAGCTAGTAGCAGTGGATGAATTGCGAAAGGAAAATGCTTTATTAAAG GTTTCATTGGATGCATTTGAAAGGAAGTACAAGACCTTAGAGCTTGAGCTTATGAATGCTCAAAAAGGCCGGGATGAAACCATGGAGAAACTGAGGGAGTTTGAACAGAAGTGTTCTCAACTCGAGCAAAATGAAAAAAG GCTTGAGGAAAAGTTAAAGAGTTTAGAGAATGAAAATCACGTGCTTCGTCAGAAAGCATTAAGTACCCCTTTTAAGAGTAACCGTCCAGGTTTTGCCAAGTCAGTGTCAGAA AAATTCTCAACTGCAATTACCCCTCACACTGATCGAAAGACCATATTT GAGTCACCCACGCCCACAAAACTTATTGCCCCTTTTACAGTAGGCTTGTCAGACTCTCGTCGATCTAAGTTAACAGCAGAGAAGCACCAG GATAACTATGAATTCCTCTCCAAgtgtataaaagaaaatttgggaTTTAAAAATGGTAAACCTATTGCTGCTcgtattatatataaatgtctGCTTCATTGGCATTCATTTGAAAATGAGCGCACAGCAATTTTTGATTCCATCATCGAAGGTATAAATGAGGTTCTAAAG GTTAGGGAGGATGACATTGTCCTGCCATATTGGCTGTCCAATACCTCTGCGCTTCTATGCCTTTTACAGAGGAACTTACGGTCAAATGGTTTTTTAACTGCCACTGNTCAGCGTTATCCTGGATCATCTGGTTTAACCAGCCGGACAGGACAT GGACCAAAATCTCCGTTGCAGTTTATAGGGTATNATGATGGTGTATCACATGTGGAGGCAAGATATCCTGCTATACTTTTTAAACAACAGCTAACTGCTTGTGTAGAGAAGATTTTTGGTCTGTTGCGTgacaatttgaaaaaagaacTTTCTCCACTGCTGGGATCATGTATTCAG TCACCCAAAACAGGACGAGGAGTGCAAGGGGCAAAATTGTCTAGATCTCCTGGTGGGATTCCCCAGCCATCTTCTGGTGGTCAGTGGGATAACATTATCAAATTTTTGGATTCTCTCATGAGCAAACTTCGTGGAAATCAT GTCCCATCCTTCTTCATCCGTAAACTAGTTACCCAAGTGTTTTCCTTCATCAATATTACACTCTTCAACAG TCTTCTCTTGCGTCGGGAATGTTGTACTTTCTCAAATGGTGAATATGTGAAGTCTGGTCTAGCAGAACTGGAGAAATGGATAGTTAATGCAAAGGAAGAG TATGCAGGGACATCCTGGCATGAGCTCAATTACATACGACAAGCTGTTGGGTTCTTG GTAATACatcagaaaagaaagaaatcttTGGAAGAGATTCGGCAAGATCTTTGTCCG GCATTGACAGTGAGGCAAATCTATCGAATCAGTACAATGTACTGGGATGACAAGTATGGAACCCAAAGTGTGTCCAATGAG GTGGTTAGTGTAATGAGAGAAATTGTCAGCAAGGACAATCAGAACCTGACCTCAAATTCTTTCTTATTGGATGATGATCTGAG CATCCCTTTCTCTGCTGAAGACATAGATATGGCTATCCCTGCCATAGATCTTGATGAGATTCATCTACCAGAATTTGTGTCCGAATATTCCTGTGCTCAGTTTCTTATTTCACATCAGAAGTAA